Proteins encoded in a region of the Methylobacterium radiotolerans JCM 2831 genome:
- a CDS encoding capsule polysaccharide transporter, with protein sequence MNMEIRKAEGQPVTPADRQQAVSESLRQIARMSRFADRKKGIRSYQADAKNDPWIPILFVVCFLLPTLAGAVYYGLIASDRYVTEARFAIRPALGSAEKTSSETGGTNSGMANQMVAQDTLITREFILSRPMLELLEAQLPLRQWYSNDSIDYFSRFDPEKPIEKFLRYWKRRVGVEVESGSGILSVEVEAFDPEESLAIAKAVMKEAERKVNDLTVKSREDAVAESTRELRLAEERMTKIRLATRDLRNREGVLDAQKTNDINVKMIAELRASRINLALQLAIGQRDLGPDARRIIDIKQQIKDIDENIARIERQSASQDPEQKRLLSDALTKFEVLENDRKNAEKYYQQVLTAHERARIIAARQIEFFSPIVEPVKAESSTEPRRLLMIGLITAGAGVLFGAAMFARKMMT encoded by the coding sequence ATGAACATGGAGATCCGGAAGGCCGAGGGGCAGCCGGTCACGCCCGCGGACCGCCAGCAGGCTGTCAGCGAGTCGCTGCGGCAGATCGCGCGCATGTCGCGCTTCGCCGACCGCAAGAAGGGAATCCGATCCTACCAGGCCGATGCCAAGAATGATCCCTGGATCCCGATCCTGTTCGTCGTCTGCTTCCTGCTGCCGACCCTCGCCGGCGCGGTCTATTACGGCCTGATCGCCTCGGATCGCTACGTCACCGAGGCGCGGTTCGCGATCCGGCCGGCCCTCGGCTCCGCCGAGAAGACGTCCTCGGAGACCGGGGGCACGAATTCCGGCATGGCGAACCAGATGGTGGCGCAGGACACGCTGATCACGCGCGAGTTCATCCTGAGCCGGCCGATGCTGGAGCTCCTCGAGGCGCAGCTGCCGCTGCGCCAGTGGTACAGCAACGATTCGATCGACTACTTCTCGCGGTTCGATCCGGAGAAGCCGATCGAGAAGTTCCTCCGCTACTGGAAGCGGCGCGTCGGCGTCGAGGTCGAGTCCGGATCCGGCATCCTGTCGGTGGAGGTCGAGGCCTTCGATCCCGAGGAATCCCTCGCCATCGCCAAGGCCGTCATGAAGGAGGCCGAGCGCAAGGTGAACGACCTCACCGTCAAGTCGCGCGAGGATGCGGTCGCCGAGAGCACGCGCGAGCTGCGGCTCGCCGAGGAGCGGATGACCAAGATCCGCCTCGCGACCCGCGACCTGCGCAATCGCGAGGGCGTGCTCGACGCTCAGAAGACGAACGACATCAACGTCAAGATGATCGCTGAACTGCGGGCCTCCCGAATCAACCTCGCACTGCAGCTCGCCATCGGACAGCGGGACCTTGGGCCCGACGCGCGCCGGATCATCGACATCAAGCAGCAGATCAAGGACATCGACGAGAACATCGCCCGGATCGAGCGGCAATCCGCCAGCCAGGATCCGGAGCAGAAACGCCTGCTCTCTGACGCGTTGACCAAGTTCGAGGTCCTGGAGAACGACCGCAAGAACGCCGAGAAATACTATCAGCAGGTGCTGACCGCGCACGAGCGCGCGCGCATCATCGCGGCCCGGCAGATCGAGTTCTTCAGCCCGATCGTCGAGCCGGTTAAGGCGGAATCCTCCACCGAGCCGCGGCGGCTCCTGATGATCGGGCTGATCACCGCGGGCGCGGGCGTCCTGTTCGGCGCCGCGATGTTCGCCCGGAAGATGATGACCTGA
- a CDS encoding ABC transporter ATP-binding protein — translation MIRFEKVSKVYRTEGHRRTILEQVSFTLKPGVSYGILGINGAGKSTTMRLIAGTEDATRGRIHRGLRVSWPLGFAGGFHPKMTGRDNVTFVARIYGEDPRKVLDFVEDFSELGSYLDVPIYTYSSGMGARLAFGMSMAIPFDCYLIDEITSVGDARFSKRCDEVFSQRRKNADIIMVSHSMETIRQWCTQGLVLLNGRAIIYEDVNDAIEVYRRLNA, via the coding sequence GTGATCCGTTTCGAGAAAGTCAGCAAGGTCTACCGCACGGAGGGCCACCGGCGGACCATCTTGGAGCAGGTGTCGTTCACCCTGAAGCCGGGCGTCTCCTACGGCATCCTCGGCATCAACGGCGCCGGAAAATCGACCACGATGCGGCTGATCGCCGGCACCGAGGACGCGACGCGGGGCCGGATCCACCGCGGCCTCAGAGTGTCGTGGCCCCTCGGCTTCGCCGGCGGTTTCCATCCCAAGATGACCGGGCGCGACAACGTCACGTTCGTGGCGCGCATCTACGGCGAGGACCCGCGCAAGGTCCTCGATTTCGTCGAGGACTTCTCTGAGCTCGGAAGCTACCTCGACGTTCCGATCTACACGTACTCATCCGGCATGGGCGCGCGGCTCGCCTTCGGTATGAGCATGGCGATCCCGTTCGACTGCTATCTGATCGACGAGATCACCTCTGTCGGCGACGCGCGGTTCTCGAAGCGCTGCGACGAGGTCTTCTCGCAGCGTCGGAAGAACGCCGACATCATCATGGTCTCGCACTCGATGGAGACGATCCGCCAGTGGTGCACGCAGGGGCTCGTCCTGCTCAACGGCCGCGCGATCATCTACGAGGACGTGAACGACGCCATCGAGGTGTACCGGCGCCTCAACGCCTGA
- a CDS encoding PAS domain-containing protein: MRTTGPTLAAPGPSELDGLVEAIGDAVVVSDPDGAITVWNPAAERIFGFTAAEALGQSLDLITPERHRRRHWDGYAKTMRTGVTRYGAETLRVPALHKDGHQLSIAFTVGMVRDASDHVTGIVAVIRDETDRWAEEKRLRQRVAELEASSDANRRAP, encoded by the coding sequence ATGAGGACGACCGGGCCGACCCTGGCCGCGCCCGGTCCCTCCGAACTTGACGGTCTGGTCGAGGCCATCGGCGACGCCGTGGTGGTGTCCGATCCGGACGGCGCCATCACCGTCTGGAACCCGGCCGCCGAGCGCATCTTCGGCTTCACCGCCGCCGAGGCGCTGGGGCAGAGCCTCGACCTCATCACGCCCGAGCGGCACCGTCGCCGCCACTGGGACGGCTACGCCAAGACCATGCGCACCGGCGTCACCCGGTACGGGGCAGAGACCCTGAGGGTGCCGGCGCTCCACAAGGACGGCCACCAGCTCTCCATCGCCTTCACGGTGGGGATGGTGCGGGACGCCTCCGACCACGTGACCGGGATCGTCGCCGTGATCCGCGACGAGACCGATCGCTGGGCCGAGGAGAAGCGCCTGCGCCAGCGCGTGGCCGAACTCGAAGCTTCCTCGGATGCGAACCGCCGGGCACCTTGA
- the frc gene encoding formyl-CoA transferase, whose translation MSKPLEGIKIIDFTHVQAGPACTQLLAWFGADVIKVERPGAGDVTRTQLRHVEDADALYFTMLNSNKRSLTLDTKTQAGKEVLEKLIQDSDVMVENFGPGALDRMGFSWARIQELNPGMILASVKGFSDGHHYEDLKVYENVAQCAGGAASTTGFWDGPPTVSAAALGDSNTGMHLAIGILTALHQKNKTGKGQKVAVSMQDSVINLCRVKLRDQQRLDALGYLEEYPQYPHGEFSDVVPRGGNAGGGGQPGWVLKCKGWETDPNAYIYFTIQGHAWAPICKALGKEEWITDPGYNTPRARQDKIFDIFKTIEEWLADKTKFEAVDILRTYDIPCAPVLSMKEIAEDKSLRESGTVVEVAHPKLGKYLTVGSPIKFSDMKVEVKASPLLGEHTDEVLADLGYTPEQIRAMHEARAV comes from the coding sequence ATGAGCAAGCCGCTGGAAGGCATCAAGATCATCGACTTCACGCACGTCCAGGCCGGCCCGGCCTGCACGCAGCTGCTCGCCTGGTTCGGCGCCGACGTGATCAAGGTCGAGCGTCCCGGCGCCGGCGACGTGACCCGCACCCAGCTGCGCCACGTCGAGGACGCGGACGCGCTCTACTTCACGATGCTGAACTCCAACAAGCGCTCGCTCACCCTCGACACCAAGACGCAGGCGGGCAAGGAAGTCCTCGAGAAGCTCATCCAAGACTCCGACGTCATGGTCGAGAATTTCGGCCCCGGCGCCCTCGACCGGATGGGCTTCTCCTGGGCCCGCATCCAGGAGCTGAACCCGGGCATGATCCTCGCCTCGGTGAAGGGCTTCTCGGACGGTCACCACTACGAGGACCTGAAGGTCTACGAGAACGTCGCCCAGTGCGCGGGCGGTGCCGCCTCGACCACGGGCTTCTGGGACGGGCCGCCCACCGTCAGCGCCGCCGCGCTCGGCGACTCCAACACCGGCATGCACCTCGCCATCGGCATCCTCACGGCGCTCCACCAGAAGAACAAGACCGGCAAGGGCCAGAAGGTCGCCGTGTCGATGCAGGACTCGGTGATCAACCTCTGCCGCGTGAAGCTGCGCGATCAGCAGCGCCTCGACGCCCTCGGCTACCTCGAGGAGTACCCGCAGTACCCCCACGGCGAGTTCTCCGACGTGGTGCCGCGCGGCGGCAACGCGGGCGGCGGCGGACAGCCGGGCTGGGTGCTGAAGTGCAAGGGCTGGGAGACCGACCCGAACGCCTACATCTACTTCACCATCCAGGGCCACGCCTGGGCGCCGATCTGCAAGGCGCTCGGCAAGGAGGAGTGGATCACCGATCCGGGCTACAACACCCCGCGGGCCCGCCAGGACAAGATCTTCGACATCTTCAAGACGATCGAGGAGTGGCTCGCCGACAAGACCAAGTTCGAGGCGGTCGACATCCTGCGCACCTACGACATCCCCTGCGCGCCGGTGCTGTCGATGAAGGAGATCGCCGAGGACAAGTCCCTGCGCGAGAGCGGCACCGTCGTCGAGGTGGCGCACCCGAAGCTCGGCAAGTACCTGACCGTCGGAAGCCCGATCAAGTTCTCCGACATGAAAGTCGAGGTGAAGGCGTCGCCACTGCTGGGCGAGCACACCGATGAGGTGCTCGCAGACCTGGGTTACACGCCGGAGCAGATCCGGGCGATGCACGAGGCCCGCGCGGTCTGA
- a CDS encoding HPP family protein: MRAFLSRFLPELTPVSKRERLRSAAGALVGILTTGFVCRVSVPAEALPVLIAPMGASAVLLFAVPASPLAQPWSILGGNTVAALVGVTAAAWIGDPFVAASCAIGVAIALMMALRCLHPPSGAVALTAVLGGPAIRELGYGFVLWPVAANSLLLLTTALLFNNLTGRAYPHLRPAGPRTADPPSGARVGFRASDLDAALEDFDQLLDVDRSDLEQILRRVQMRVYGRRSGPITCAAIMSRDVIAVAPDAPLSEAMRLLRRHRIKALPVTDEGARVLGIVTQTDLLDKAAWDRNGPRLGLGRRLRLTAERGRAPHGCAADIMSAVEPVGPDTPVAALVPRMSEAGLHHLPVVDTDGRLVGIVSQTDLIPALLSETDAREAPARARAPARAALA, translated from the coding sequence ATGCGCGCATTCCTCAGCCGTTTCCTGCCGGAGCTGACCCCGGTCAGCAAGCGCGAGCGCCTGCGCTCCGCGGCCGGTGCCCTCGTGGGCATCCTGACGACCGGTTTCGTCTGTCGGGTCTCCGTCCCGGCCGAGGCGCTGCCGGTGCTGATCGCCCCGATGGGGGCCTCGGCGGTGCTGCTCTTCGCCGTGCCAGCGAGCCCCCTGGCGCAGCCCTGGTCGATCCTCGGCGGCAACACCGTGGCGGCGCTCGTGGGCGTCACGGCGGCGGCCTGGATCGGCGACCCGTTCGTGGCCGCGTCCTGCGCCATCGGCGTGGCGATCGCGCTGATGATGGCCCTGCGCTGCCTGCACCCGCCGAGCGGGGCCGTGGCGCTGACGGCGGTCCTCGGCGGCCCGGCGATCCGGGAGCTGGGCTACGGCTTCGTGCTGTGGCCGGTGGCGGCCAACTCGCTGCTCCTGCTGACAACCGCCCTGCTGTTCAACAACCTGACCGGGCGCGCCTACCCGCACCTGCGACCCGCCGGGCCGCGAACGGCCGATCCGCCCTCCGGCGCCCGCGTGGGCTTCCGGGCCTCGGACCTCGATGCCGCGCTGGAGGATTTCGACCAGCTTCTCGACGTCGACCGGAGCGACCTGGAGCAGATCCTGCGGCGCGTGCAGATGCGGGTCTACGGCCGCCGCTCGGGGCCGATCACCTGCGCGGCGATCATGTCGCGCGACGTGATCGCGGTGGCGCCGGACGCGCCGCTGTCCGAGGCCATGCGGCTGCTGCGCCGTCACCGGATCAAGGCGCTCCCGGTCACCGACGAGGGCGCGCGCGTCCTCGGCATCGTCACGCAGACCGATCTGCTCGACAAGGCCGCCTGGGACCGGAACGGGCCGCGTCTCGGCCTCGGCCGCCGCCTGCGCCTCACCGCCGAGCGCGGCCGCGCCCCTCACGGCTGCGCGGCCGACATCATGAGCGCCGTCGAGCCGGTCGGTCCCGACACGCCCGTGGCCGCGCTGGTGCCGCGGATGTCGGAGGCGGGGCTTCACCACCTGCCGGTGGTCGACACCGACGGCCGCCTGGTCGGGATCGTCTCGCAGACGGACCTGATCCCGGCGCTCCTGTCCGAGACCGACGCGCGCGAGGCACCGGCCCGCGCCCGCGCGCCGGCGCGGGCCGCCCTGGCCTGA
- a CDS encoding alpha/beta hydrolase: protein MIDPDLAGRLHFRHRLPTKEPLPQGRHDLGLFAERDAVLVVPEGLDPRRPCPLVVLFHGGGGSAERILPMLEAHARTERFLLLVPQSLFPTWDLVIAGHGPDRERVAAALDHVADRFLLDPQRLCFAGHSDGGSYTLSLGLANGDVARHLIVSSAGFLSVHLQVGAPRIFLSHGTQDEQIPIDRSARVHVPALREAGYPVTFVEYDGPHAHQPAVVAQAVAFFLADPAERP from the coding sequence ATGATCGATCCCGACCTCGCCGGCCGCCTGCACTTCCGACACCGTCTCCCGACTAAGGAGCCCCTTCCCCAAGGCCGGCACGACCTCGGCCTCTTTGCCGAGCGCGACGCGGTGCTGGTGGTTCCCGAGGGCCTCGATCCGCGCCGCCCCTGCCCGCTCGTGGTGCTGTTCCACGGCGGCGGCGGCAGCGCCGAGCGGATCCTGCCGATGCTGGAGGCGCACGCCCGGACCGAGCGCTTCCTGCTCCTCGTGCCGCAATCCCTGTTTCCGACGTGGGACCTCGTCATCGCCGGTCACGGGCCGGACCGGGAGCGGGTCGCGGCGGCGCTGGATCACGTCGCCGACCGGTTCCTGCTCGATCCGCAGCGGCTCTGCTTCGCGGGCCACTCGGACGGCGGCAGCTACACGCTCTCCCTGGGGCTCGCCAACGGCGACGTGGCGCGCCACCTGATCGTCTCGTCGGCCGGGTTCCTCTCGGTTCACCTGCAGGTCGGGGCGCCGCGCATCTTCCTGTCGCACGGGACGCAGGACGAGCAGATCCCGATCGACCGGAGCGCCCGGGTCCACGTGCCGGCCCTGCGCGAGGCCGGCTATCCGGTGACCTTCGTCGAGTATGACGGCCCGCACGCCCACCAGCCGGCCGTGGTGGCGCAGGCCGTCGCGTTCTTCCTGGCGGACCCGGCCGAACGCCCCTGA
- the oxc gene encoding oxalyl-CoA decarboxylase, with protein MTAVAKIVHTAPEVEAEPDLTDGFHLVIDALKLNGIDTIYGVPGIPITDLGRMAQAEGMRVISFRHEQHAGNAAAIAGFLTQKPGICLTVSAPGFLNGLTALANATTNCFPMILISGSSEREIVDLQQGDYEEMDQLAIAKPLCKAAFRVLHAADIGIGVARAIRAACSGRPGGVYLDLPAKLFSQVMDAEAGQKSLVKVIDPAPAQHPAPEAIARALEVLKSAKRPLIVLGKGAAYAQADEAIRALVETSGIPYVPMSMAKGLLPDTHPLSAGAARSTALKDSDVVLLIGARLNWLLSHGKGKSWGEPGSTKFIQIDIEPREMDSNVEIVAPVVGDIASCVQALLDGMGQGWQQPPSDWIETLKTKREANIAKMAPKLMSNASPMNFHAALGALRTIIKERPDAILVNEGANTLDLARGIIDMYQPRKRLDVGTWGIMGIGMGFAVAAAVETGKPVLCVEGDSAFGFSGMEVETICRYGLPVCIVVFNNNGIYRGTDTDPTGRDPATTVFVPDSRYDRMIEAFGGVGYHVTTPDELTRAVNEAMNSGRPALVNAVIDPAAGSESGNIGSLNPQSGIKKKK; from the coding sequence ATGACCGCAGTCGCCAAGATCGTCCACACCGCCCCCGAGGTCGAGGCCGAGCCCGATCTGACCGACGGCTTCCACCTCGTCATCGACGCGCTCAAGCTCAACGGCATCGACACCATCTACGGTGTCCCGGGCATCCCGATCACCGATCTCGGCCGCATGGCCCAGGCCGAGGGGATGCGGGTCATCTCGTTCCGCCACGAGCAGCACGCCGGTAACGCCGCGGCGATCGCGGGCTTCCTCACCCAGAAGCCGGGCATCTGCCTCACCGTCTCGGCGCCGGGCTTCCTCAACGGCCTGACCGCCCTCGCCAACGCCACCACCAACTGCTTCCCGATGATCCTGATCTCGGGCTCCTCCGAGCGCGAGATCGTCGACCTGCAGCAGGGCGACTACGAGGAGATGGACCAGCTCGCCATCGCCAAGCCCCTGTGCAAGGCGGCCTTCCGCGTCCTGCACGCCGCCGATATCGGCATCGGCGTCGCCCGCGCGATCCGCGCGGCCTGCTCGGGCCGGCCGGGCGGCGTCTACCTCGACCTGCCCGCCAAGCTGTTCTCCCAGGTGATGGACGCCGAGGCCGGCCAGAAGTCGCTGGTCAAGGTGATCGACCCGGCCCCGGCCCAGCACCCCGCCCCCGAGGCGATCGCCCGGGCGCTCGAGGTCCTGAAATCCGCCAAGCGGCCGCTGATCGTGCTCGGCAAGGGCGCCGCCTACGCCCAGGCCGACGAGGCGATCCGCGCCCTCGTGGAGACGAGCGGCATCCCCTACGTTCCGATGAGCATGGCCAAGGGCCTCCTGCCCGACACCCACCCGCTCTCGGCCGGCGCGGCGCGCTCGACGGCGCTGAAGGACTCGGACGTGGTGCTGCTGATCGGCGCCCGGCTGAACTGGCTGCTGTCGCACGGCAAGGGCAAGAGCTGGGGCGAGCCGGGCTCGACCAAGTTCATCCAGATCGACATCGAGCCCCGCGAGATGGACTCGAACGTCGAGATCGTCGCTCCGGTGGTCGGCGACATCGCCTCCTGCGTCCAGGCACTGCTCGACGGCATGGGCCAGGGCTGGCAGCAGCCCCCGTCCGACTGGATCGAGACGCTCAAGACCAAGCGCGAGGCGAACATCGCCAAGATGGCTCCGAAGCTCATGAGCAACGCCTCGCCCATGAATTTCCACGCCGCGCTCGGGGCGCTCCGCACCATCATCAAGGAGCGGCCGGACGCGATCCTGGTCAACGAGGGCGCCAACACCCTCGACCTCGCCCGCGGCATCATCGACATGTACCAGCCGCGCAAGCGCCTGGACGTCGGCACCTGGGGCATCATGGGCATCGGCATGGGCTTCGCCGTCGCGGCCGCGGTCGAGACCGGCAAGCCGGTCCTCTGCGTGGAAGGCGACAGCGCCTTCGGCTTCTCCGGCATGGAGGTCGAGACGATCTGCCGGTACGGCCTGCCGGTCTGCATCGTGGTGTTCAACAACAACGGCATCTATCGCGGCACCGACACCGACCCGACCGGTCGCGATCCGGCCACCACGGTGTTCGTGCCGGATTCCCGCTACGACCGGATGATCGAGGCCTTCGGCGGCGTCGGCTACCACGTCACCACGCCCGACGAGCTGACCCGCGCGGTCAACGAGGCGATGAACTCGGGCCGCCCGGCCCTGGTCAACGCCGTCATCGACCCGGCCGCCGGCAGCGAGAGCGGCAACATCGGCAGCCTCAACCCCCAGAGCGGGATCAAGAAGAAGAAGTGA
- the oxlT gene encoding oxalate/formate MFS antiporter — protein sequence MERQDSPSAKWWQLAFGVICMAMIANLQYGWTLFVDPIDQRYHWGRAAIQLAFTLFVATETWLVPVEAWFVDRYGPKIVVAFGGVMIALAWTINAYADSLAMLYLGAVIAGIGAGSVYGTCVGNALKWFPDRRGLAAGATAAGFGAGAAITVVPIARMIASSGYQDAFLYFGIGQGAVVLALAFLLRKPSTNTPVQRKKTRLPQTKVDRSPREAVRTPVFWVMYVMFVMVASGGLMAAAQIAPIAHDFQVAGVPVSLFGLQMAALTLAISLDRVFDGFGRPFFGYVSDHIGRENTMFIAFSTAALAVIVLLTYGHIPMVFVLATAVYFGVFGEIYSLFPATCGDTFGSKYAASNAGLLYTAKGTAAFLVPFASILSAAYGWSAVFTLIIVLNVTAAALAMFVLRPMRARYLASEDQPAALGAQPIRAA from the coding sequence ATGGAACGCCAGGATTCGCCGTCGGCGAAATGGTGGCAGCTCGCCTTCGGCGTGATCTGCATGGCCATGATCGCCAACCTCCAATACGGTTGGACACTGTTCGTGGACCCGATCGATCAGCGTTACCACTGGGGCCGCGCGGCGATCCAGCTCGCATTCACGCTGTTCGTCGCCACCGAGACCTGGCTGGTTCCGGTCGAGGCTTGGTTCGTCGACCGCTACGGTCCGAAGATCGTGGTCGCCTTCGGCGGCGTGATGATCGCCCTCGCCTGGACCATCAACGCGTACGCCGACAGCCTGGCGATGCTCTATCTCGGCGCCGTCATCGCCGGCATCGGAGCGGGCTCGGTCTACGGCACCTGTGTGGGCAACGCGCTCAAGTGGTTCCCGGATCGCCGCGGCCTCGCCGCCGGTGCCACCGCGGCCGGCTTCGGCGCGGGTGCCGCCATCACGGTGGTGCCGATCGCCCGCATGATCGCGTCCAGCGGCTACCAGGACGCATTCCTGTATTTCGGCATCGGCCAGGGCGCCGTGGTCCTCGCCCTCGCCTTCCTGCTGCGCAAGCCGTCGACCAACACGCCGGTCCAGCGCAAGAAGACGCGCCTGCCGCAGACCAAGGTCGACCGCAGCCCGCGCGAGGCGGTGCGCACCCCGGTCTTCTGGGTGATGTACGTGATGTTCGTGATGGTCGCCTCCGGTGGCCTGATGGCGGCGGCGCAGATCGCCCCGATCGCCCATGACTTCCAGGTGGCCGGCGTCCCGGTGAGCCTGTTCGGCCTGCAGATGGCGGCGCTGACGCTGGCGATCTCGCTCGACCGGGTCTTCGACGGGTTCGGCCGGCCGTTCTTCGGCTACGTCTCCGACCATATCGGCCGCGAGAACACGATGTTCATCGCCTTTTCGACGGCGGCGCTGGCCGTGATCGTGCTGCTGACCTACGGCCACATCCCGATGGTCTTCGTGTTGGCCACCGCGGTGTATTTCGGGGTGTTCGGCGAGATCTACTCGCTGTTCCCGGCGACCTGCGGCGACACGTTCGGCTCCAAGTACGCCGCCAGCAACGCCGGCCTGCTCTACACCGCCAAGGGTACCGCGGCCTTCCTCGTCCCCTTCGCCAGCATCCTGTCGGCGGCCTACGGCTGGTCGGCGGTGTTCACGCTGATCATCGTCCTCAACGTGACGGCGGCGGCGCTGGCGATGTTCGTCCTGCGCCCGATGCGGGCCCGCTACCTCGCCTCGGAAGACCAGCCCGCGGCGCTCGGCGCCCAGCCGATCCGGGCGGCCTGA
- a CDS encoding branched-chain amino acid aminotransferase: protein MSDLTFEIQSHPAPRTAEERAALMANPGFGKVFTDHMVVARYTAGRGWHDARIQAREAIPLDPAAAVLHYAQEIFEGLKAYRTADGGAALFRPEANALRFRRSAERMAMAPFPEDAFVEAMRKLVEIDRAWIPDTPDGSLYLRPFMIASEAFLGVKPASEYLFVTIASAVGSYFKDPTGTVTVWISEHFTRAAPGGTGAAKCGGNYAASLAAQSEAASQGCEQVVFLDAAERRFVEELGGMNVFFVFEDGTLVTPPLSDSILPGITRDSVITLAREAGLTVKEEPYTIDAWRADVREGRLTEAFACGTAAVITPIGTVKGREESFTIGNGKAGPVAQRLRSLLVDIQRGNSNDAHGWFQKIF, encoded by the coding sequence GTGAGCGACCTGACGTTCGAGATCCAAAGTCATCCCGCGCCGCGGACCGCCGAGGAGCGGGCCGCACTGATGGCGAATCCAGGCTTCGGCAAGGTGTTCACAGACCACATGGTGGTGGCGCGGTACACGGCCGGCCGCGGCTGGCACGACGCGCGGATCCAGGCCCGCGAGGCCATCCCGCTCGACCCCGCCGCCGCGGTGCTGCACTACGCGCAGGAGATCTTCGAAGGCCTCAAGGCCTACCGCACCGCTGACGGCGGCGCGGCCCTGTTTCGACCCGAGGCGAACGCCCTGCGGTTCCGCCGCTCGGCCGAGCGCATGGCGATGGCGCCGTTCCCCGAGGACGCCTTCGTGGAGGCGATGCGCAAGCTCGTCGAGATCGACCGCGCCTGGATCCCCGACACGCCGGACGGCAGCCTCTACCTGCGCCCGTTCATGATCGCCAGCGAGGCTTTTCTCGGGGTCAAGCCGGCCTCGGAATACCTGTTCGTGACGATCGCCTCGGCGGTGGGCTCCTACTTCAAGGATCCGACCGGGACGGTCACGGTGTGGATCTCGGAGCACTTCACCCGCGCGGCCCCGGGGGGAACGGGCGCGGCCAAGTGCGGCGGCAACTACGCCGCGAGCCTCGCGGCGCAGTCGGAAGCGGCGTCCCAGGGCTGCGAGCAGGTGGTGTTCCTAGACGCGGCCGAGCGCCGGTTCGTCGAGGAACTCGGCGGCATGAACGTGTTCTTCGTCTTCGAGGACGGCACGCTGGTGACGCCGCCGCTCTCGGACAGCATCCTGCCTGGCATCACCCGCGACTCGGTGATCACCCTGGCCCGGGAGGCCGGCCTGACGGTCAAGGAGGAGCCCTACACGATCGACGCGTGGCGCGCCGACGTGCGGGAGGGACGCCTCACCGAGGCCTTCGCCTGCGGCACCGCCGCGGTGATCACGCCGATCGGCACCGTGAAGGGCCGGGAGGAGAGCTTCACGATCGGGAACGGCAAGGCCGGCCCGGTGGCCCAGCGGCTGCGGAGCCTGCTGGTGGACATCCAGCGGGGCAATTCCAATGACGCCCATGGCTGGTTCCAGAAGATCTTCTAG